In Arthrobacter woluwensis, a single genomic region encodes these proteins:
- a CDS encoding phosphoenolpyruvate carboxykinase (GTP), whose protein sequence is MGNLTTSRLTADAPTTHQKLLAWVEEVAELTQPDSIYWVNGSEEEYARLTTELVEAGTLVPLNPETFPNSFAAFSDPADVARVEEQTFICSEKEADAGFTNNWMAPAEMKGKLNTLFAGSMRGRTMYVIPFVMGHLDAEDPKFGVEITDSAYVVASMRIMARIGTDVLDKLTATNAFFVPALHSVGAPLEPGQKDVAWPCNPDKWIVHFPEERSIVSYGSGYGGNALLGKKCFSLRIASVMARDEGWLAEHMLILKLTSPENKDYHVAAAFPSACGKTNLALLDPTIKGWKVETLGDDINWMRFGKDGELRAVNPEAGLFGVAPGTGWGTNPNAMRAIAKGNSIFTNVALTDDGGVWWEGMTDETPAHLTDWQGNDWTPESGRPAAHPNSRFCTPIDQIDMLAEEYFAPEGVQVDAILFGGRRKTTIPLVTEARDWTNGIFMGSTLSSETTAAAAGAVGVVRRDPMAMLPFIGYNAGDYLKHWISLSAKANPEKLPKIFLVNWFRRTPEGGFAWPGFGENSRVLKWAIERIEGKADAVETPIGFVPTAGSLDTDGLDVSAEELDAALAFRPEEWEVEAASIEDWYANFGEALPADLRAELDGLKSRLAS, encoded by the coding sequence ATGGGAAATCTGACGACGTCTCGCCTGACAGCTGACGCCCCCACCACCCACCAGAAGCTTCTGGCCTGGGTCGAGGAAGTGGCAGAACTGACGCAGCCGGACTCCATCTACTGGGTGAACGGTTCCGAAGAAGAGTACGCACGCCTGACCACTGAACTGGTCGAGGCCGGCACCCTGGTCCCCCTCAACCCGGAGACCTTCCCGAACTCCTTCGCCGCCTTCTCCGATCCGGCCGACGTGGCCCGCGTGGAAGAGCAGACCTTCATCTGCTCCGAGAAGGAGGCCGATGCCGGCTTCACCAACAACTGGATGGCCCCCGCCGAGATGAAGGGGAAGCTCAACACCCTCTTCGCCGGCTCCATGCGTGGCCGCACCATGTACGTCATCCCGTTCGTCATGGGTCACCTTGACGCCGAGGACCCCAAGTTCGGCGTCGAGATCACCGACTCCGCCTACGTGGTCGCCTCGATGCGCATCATGGCGCGCATCGGCACCGACGTGCTGGACAAGCTGACCGCCACGAACGCCTTCTTCGTCCCCGCGCTGCACTCCGTGGGCGCTCCGCTAGAGCCCGGTCAGAAGGACGTCGCCTGGCCATGCAACCCGGACAAGTGGATCGTGCACTTCCCGGAGGAGCGCTCGATCGTGTCGTACGGTTCCGGCTACGGCGGGAACGCGCTGCTGGGCAAGAAGTGCTTCTCCCTGCGCATCGCCTCGGTGATGGCCCGGGACGAGGGCTGGCTCGCCGAGCACATGCTGATCCTCAAGCTCACCAGCCCGGAGAACAAGGACTACCACGTGGCGGCGGCCTTCCCGTCCGCGTGTGGCAAGACCAACCTCGCGCTCCTCGACCCCACCATCAAGGGCTGGAAGGTCGAGACCCTCGGCGATGACATCAACTGGATGCGCTTCGGCAAGGACGGTGAGCTCCGGGCCGTGAATCCGGAGGCAGGCCTGTTCGGCGTCGCTCCCGGCACCGGCTGGGGCACCAACCCCAACGCCATGCGCGCCATCGCCAAGGGCAACAGCATCTTCACCAACGTCGCCCTGACCGACGACGGCGGTGTCTGGTGGGAGGGTATGACCGACGAGACCCCGGCGCACCTGACCGACTGGCAGGGTAACGACTGGACCCCCGAGTCGGGCCGCCCGGCAGCGCACCCGAACTCGCGCTTCTGCACCCCGATCGACCAGATCGACATGCTCGCCGAGGAGTACTTCGCTCCCGAGGGCGTCCAGGTGGATGCCATCCTGTTCGGCGGACGCCGCAAGACCACCATCCCGCTGGTGACCGAGGCCCGCGACTGGACCAACGGCATCTTCATGGGCTCCACGCTCTCCTCCGAGACGACGGCCGCCGCGGCCGGTGCCGTCGGTGTGGTGCGCCGCGATCCCATGGCCATGCTGCCGTTCATCGGCTACAACGCCGGCGACTACCTGAAGCACTGGATCTCGCTGTCCGCCAAGGCGAACCCGGAGAAGCTGCCGAAGATCTTCCTGGTCAACTGGTTCCGCCGCACTCCCGAGGGTGGCTTCGCGTGGCCCGGTTTCGGTGAGAACTCCCGCGTGCTGAAGTGGGCCATCGAGCGCATCGAGGGCAAGGCCGACGCCGTCGAGACCCCGATCGGCTTCGTGCCGACGGCCGGCTCCCTGGACACCGACGGCCTGGACGTCTCCGCCGAGGAACTGGACGCCGCTCTGGCGTTCCGCCCGGAGGAGTGGGAGGTCGAGGCCGCGAGCA